The Sorex araneus isolate mSorAra2 chromosome 5, mSorAra2.pri, whole genome shotgun sequence genome has a segment encoding these proteins:
- the LOC129404845 gene encoding SOSS complex subunit C-like, which yields MGVAPVKLLPNLVETENRRIAANLSGQDCQNKNRVAILAELDKEKRKLLMQNQSSTHCPGASIAFLRPWLKKNFRDQAEQWPMVAQQKATLRHAQPHQSGHFILPDSAFGNLILPVLPCQDEENDS from the exons atgggggttgctcctg TCAAGTTGCTACCAAACTTAGTGGAGACAGAAAATAGGAGGATAGCAGCAAACCTATCAGGTCAAGAttgtcaaaacaaaaatagagttgCAATCTTGGCAGAACtggacaaagagaaaagaaaattactaatGCAGAACCAGTCTTCAACACATTGTCCTGGAGCTAGCATTGCTTTCTTGAGACCCTGGCTTAAAAAGAACTTCCGTGACCAAGCGGAGCAGTGGCCCATGGTGGCCCAGCAGAAGGCCACGCTGCGGCATGCTCAACCACACCAATCTGGACACTTCATACTTCCAGACTCCGCATTTGGGAATCTTATTCTTCCTGTTTTACCTTGCCAGGATGAAGAAAATGATTCATAA